A genome region from Sphingobacteriales bacterium includes the following:
- a CDS encoding YdeI/OmpD-associated family protein has protein sequence MSLIPQFFETFDDFYLWLQAHHHTQKEILVGYYKISAGKKGINWSESVDAALCWGWIDGVRKSIDAQRYCIRFTPRRPHSIWSAVNIAKIETLAAADKMQTAGWAAFEKRKEEKSKIYAYEKKEIPVIDPHLETEFRKHTAAWEFFEKQAASYKKTILYWVMSAKQESTRRSRLDKLIEQSAQQQRLR, from the coding sequence ATGTCGCTCATTCCCCAATTTTTTGAAACCTTTGATGATTTTTATCTTTGGCTGCAAGCGCACCATCACACCCAAAAAGAAATATTGGTAGGGTATTATAAAATAAGCGCAGGTAAAAAAGGCATCAATTGGTCGGAGTCGGTAGATGCTGCTTTGTGCTGGGGCTGGATAGATGGGGTACGAAAATCCATTGATGCACAGCGTTATTGTATTCGTTTTACGCCGCGCCGCCCACACAGTATATGGAGTGCCGTAAACATTGCCAAAATAGAAACCCTTGCCGCCGCCGATAAAATGCAAACTGCGGGCTGGGCTGCTTTTGAAAAAAGAAAAGAAGAAAAATCAAAAATTTACGCCTACGAAAAAAAAGAAATTCCAGTCATCGACCCACATTTGGAAACCGAATTTCGGAAGCATACCGCCGCTTGGGAGTTTTTTGAAAAACAAGCTGCAAGCTATAAAAAAACAATTTTGTATTGGGTGATGAGTGCCAAACAGGAAAGCACACGCCGCTCGCGCCTTGATAAACTTATTGAGCAGAGTGCGCAACAACAGCGTTTGCGTTGA
- the efp gene encoding elongation factor P, protein MAQISTADFKNGLCIEFNNDLWQITEFQHVKPGKGAAFVRTRLKSFSTGRVLENTFPSGTRLESARVERRPYQFLYNDGDNYNFMNNETFEQIGIPENLISNPDFLKEGQEVEVIFHAEKETVLGCELPPFVVMLITYSEPGVRGDTATNASKPATLETGAVIQVPLFVNEGEKIKVDTRERRYVERVK, encoded by the coding sequence ATGGCTCAAATTTCAACAGCAGATTTTAAAAACGGATTGTGCATAGAGTTTAATAACGACTTGTGGCAAATTACTGAATTTCAACACGTTAAGCCCGGAAAAGGTGCAGCTTTTGTGCGCACCCGCCTCAAAAGTTTCAGCACCGGCAGAGTATTGGAAAATACTTTTCCTTCCGGCACCCGCCTCGAATCGGCACGTGTAGAACGCCGCCCCTATCAGTTTTTGTACAACGATGGCGATAACTACAACTTTATGAACAACGAAACCTTTGAGCAAATCGGTATCCCCGAAAACCTTATCAGCAACCCCGACTTTTTGAAAGAAGGGCAAGAAGTAGAAGTAATTTTTCATGCCGAAAAAGAAACCGTACTCGGCTGCGAGTTGCCGCCTTTTGTGGTGATGCTCATCACTTACTCCGAGCCGGGTGTGCGCGGCGATACTGCCACCAACGCCTCCAAACCCGCCACCCTCGAAACAGGAGCGGTAATTCAAGTGCCTTTGTTTGTGAATGAAGGCGAAAAAATAAAAGTAGATACCCGCGAACGCCGCTATGTAGAGCGCGTGAAATAA
- a CDS encoding DUF2853 family protein, with the protein MSKFDEKMQIYKDAVAELKLSIGDDLLRGVAKSLGPSIYLGDASMVSGSDKAELDRVKNKFLIGKLGLADSPELDAAVEEAVNAMGKGNRSKHRAIVYALLAKKFKKEDMFK; encoded by the coding sequence ATGAGCAAGTTTGATGAAAAAATGCAGATTTACAAAGATGCCGTAGCCGAATTGAAACTTTCTATCGGTGACGATTTGCTGAGAGGAGTTGCCAAAAGCTTAGGTCCCTCTATTTATTTGGGCGATGCTTCTATGGTATCCGGCAGCGATAAAGCAGAGTTAGACCGTGTTAAAAACAAATTCCTCATTGGCAAGTTGGGTTTGGCTGATAGCCCTGAATTAGATGCAGCCGTAGAAGAAGCCGTAAATGCTATGGGCAAAGGAAACCGCAGCAAACACAGAGCTATTGTATATGCTTTGTTGGCGAAAAAATTTAAAAAAGAGGATATGTTTAAATAA
- a CDS encoding CotH kinase family protein: protein MFKKLSTIILLMSVQLSAQVYINEYSCSNLKNFNDIYQKTEDWIELYNASENEADISGYSLSDRADKPQKWQFPAGSVIAGKGFLLIWASGRDTLTEGEYHTNFRLSQTGDDALLLSDAQGNILEQHALFVTQTEHSYGRQQDGSNAWGIFTAPTFQSSNNDTPFFITYAPKVVFSAAAGRYTDSVTVAMSTSVENITIRYTTDGSLPDSNAAIYSEPLLISSNTVLKAAAFVDFPTILPGFVEYATYFINESHHLPIISISGSYMLNLVNGDNTLHPVGAFEYFDKDFNLITRAYGEFNSHGNDSWVCDQRGVDFISRDEMGYSAALQHKIFATSDRDEFQRIIIRASGDDNYPCGNNDYNKGSAHMRDGYIHNLAERGDMHLDLRRSERIILYVNGQYWGVYELREIPDEHDYTDYYYQQDKYDLQYILTWGDTWAEYGGDQALSDFSDLRYFILNKDMNDSSDFNHVDSLLNIKSLIDYVLVNSFTVCSDWLNYNTGVWRGLNPKGDHKKWGYILWDNDATFGFYLNYTGIPDTGALAAVCNTEILTADWQDPEQHISILNKLLENPSVRTYYINRQNDLLNTVFSCDNMLNYLNTYTALIKPEMERHAQRWYGTYEGWTANVAKLQHFIENRCEALHQSLNDCYDLTGPFAVTFDQNPRDVGEIQVNSLKSEFTDFLPTDTSRTVRVNFLQDDMITAQYTNIAGVPQEEWLTAEEGGVAIYPTLTNDKVQVDYFLATQTAAVTIQLLSADGKEVAVFRVPSQQGANRTTIDFPKNLPQGMYLLRYTHQQSSKTANIFYFK, encoded by the coding sequence ATGTTTAAAAAACTAAGTACCATTATTTTATTAATGAGTGTACAATTAAGTGCACAAGTATATATCAATGAGTATTCTTGCTCTAATTTAAAGAATTTTAATGATATATACCAAAAAACGGAAGATTGGATAGAATTATACAATGCTTCGGAAAATGAAGCAGATATTTCGGGTTATTCCTTGAGCGACCGCGCCGATAAGCCTCAAAAATGGCAATTTCCGGCGGGTAGTGTCATTGCGGGCAAAGGTTTTTTGCTGATATGGGCTTCGGGCAGAGATACGCTCACAGAAGGCGAGTATCATACCAATTTCAGATTGAGCCAAACCGGAGATGACGCATTGCTCCTGAGTGATGCGCAAGGCAATATCCTCGAACAGCATGCGCTGTTTGTTACACAAACTGAACATTCTTACGGCAGACAACAAGACGGCAGCAATGCTTGGGGCATTTTTACTGCGCCCACGTTCCAAAGCAGCAACAACGACACGCCTTTTTTTATTACCTACGCTCCAAAAGTCGTTTTCAGTGCAGCCGCCGGTCGCTATACCGATTCGGTGACGGTAGCGATGAGTACTTCCGTTGAAAATATCACCATTCGCTACACCACCGACGGCAGCCTGCCCGACAGCAATGCCGCCATTTACAGCGAGCCGCTCCTTATCAGCAGCAATACCGTACTCAAAGCAGCTGCCTTTGTTGATTTTCCTACTATACTGCCCGGATTTGTGGAATATGCCACCTATTTTATCAACGAAAGCCATCATTTGCCGATTATTTCCATTAGCGGCAGCTATATGCTGAATTTGGTAAACGGCGACAACACCTTGCATCCGGTGGGTGCTTTTGAATATTTTGATAAAGATTTTAACCTAATTACCCGCGCCTACGGCGAATTTAATTCGCACGGCAATGATTCTTGGGTTTGCGACCAAAGAGGCGTGGACTTTATCAGCCGTGACGAAATGGGCTACTCCGCCGCTTTGCAACACAAAATTTTTGCCACCAGCGACCGCGATGAATTTCAGCGCATTATCATCAGGGCTTCGGGCGATGATAACTATCCTTGCGGCAACAATGACTACAACAAAGGCAGTGCCCACATGCGCGATGGTTATATTCATAATTTGGCGGAGCGCGGCGATATGCACTTAGACCTGCGCCGCAGCGAAAGAATTATTTTGTATGTAAACGGACAATATTGGGGCGTGTATGAATTGCGTGAAATACCCGACGAGCACGACTATACCGATTATTATTACCAACAAGACAAATACGATTTGCAGTATATCCTCACATGGGGAGATACTTGGGCAGAGTACGGCGGCGATCAGGCTTTGTCGGATTTTTCTGATTTGCGCTATTTTATCCTCAACAAAGATATGAACGACAGCAGCGATTTTAATCATGTGGATTCACTGCTCAATATCAAAAGTTTGATAGATTATGTGCTGGTCAATTCTTTTACGGTATGCTCCGATTGGCTCAATTACAATACAGGCGTATGGCGCGGCTTAAATCCAAAGGGTGACCATAAAAAATGGGGCTATATTTTGTGGGATAATGATGCTACTTTCGGTTTTTATCTCAATTATACCGGCATTCCCGACACCGGAGCTTTGGCTGCCGTGTGCAATACAGAAATACTCACCGCCGATTGGCAAGACCCTGAGCAGCATATTTCCATACTGAACAAATTGCTCGAAAACCCCAGCGTGCGTACTTATTACATTAATCGCCAAAACGACCTGCTCAATACCGTTTTCAGTTGTGATAATATGCTCAATTATTTAAACACCTACACCGCCCTCATCAAACCCGAAATGGAACGCCACGCACAGCGTTGGTACGGCACTTATGAGGGCTGGACTGCCAATGTTGCCAAACTCCAACATTTTATTGAAAATCGCTGCGAAGCATTGCACCAAAGCCTCAACGACTGCTATGATTTGACAGGACCTTTTGCGGTTACTTTTGATCAAAACCCGCGCGATGTGGGAGAAATTCAGGTAAACAGCCTTAAAAGCGAATTTACCGATTTTTTGCCCACAGATACGAGCCGAACGGTGCGCGTAAATTTTTTGCAAGATGATATGATTACGGCTCAATATACCAACATTGCCGGCGTGCCACAAGAAGAGTGGCTCACTGCCGAAGAAGGCGGGGTCGCTATTTATCCCACGCTCACCAACGATAAAGTACAAGTAGATTATTTTTTGGCAACACAGACAGCAGCAGTGACCATACAACTATTGTCGGCAGACGGAAAAGAAGTGGCGGTTTTTCGTGTGCCTTCGCAACAAGGAGCTAACCGTACCACAATTGATTTTCCGAAAAATTTACCGCAGGGTATGTATTTATTGCGCTACACCCATCAACAGAGTAGCAAAACGGCAAATATTTTTTATTTTAAATAA
- a CDS encoding acetyl-CoA carboxylase biotin carboxyl carrier protein subunit, translating to MYQVKINQNTELTVNPADLRQWDMQASSDRHYHILLNHRSYNAEIVAINTDSKTVTVRIKGKDYDVEIKDKMDLLLEQLGMGKQRALIINEIKAPMPGLVLAIKVQVGDTIAKGDTVLVLEAMKMENNIKAVGEGIVKSISVQKGAAVEKNQVLIVLE from the coding sequence ATGTATCAGGTAAAAATCAACCAAAACACCGAACTCACCGTCAATCCCGCCGACCTCCGGCAGTGGGATATGCAGGCAAGCAGCGACCGCCATTATCATATTTTATTAAACCATCGTTCGTATAATGCCGAAATTGTAGCCATAAACACCGATAGCAAAACGGTGACGGTACGCATCAAAGGCAAAGACTATGATGTAGAAATTAAAGATAAAATGGATTTGTTGCTGGAGCAGTTGGGTATGGGCAAACAACGCGCCCTTATTATCAATGAAATAAAAGCTCCGATGCCCGGTTTGGTGCTGGCGATAAAAGTGCAAGTAGGCGATACCATTGCCAAAGGAGACACGGTATTGGTACTCGAAGCGATGAAAATGGAAAACAATATCAAAGCAGTAGGAGAGGGTATAGTAAAAAGCATATCCGTACAAAAAGGAGCTGCCGTAGAAAAAAATCAGGTGCTAATTGTGCTGGAATAA
- a CDS encoding GIY-YIG nuclease family protein, which yields MEAIYIYLETGGNGADDNIVSLALYQAATHWEWASLVHPEQKLSYRQQSYLALSREQLQQAPPFYAIAKDFLNFIEGKTLIAHDAQFVYKVLRRAFKQLGFVFKHDFICTLKAARSRYPHLPSYQLEELCTHFKIRIEHKSRLLRYTHQIAALHEYIKIPPPPAAPELAVQPETFQTTQLTAHLPEAAGVYYLLNSRKKIIYVGKSLNIKTRVQTHLNNCDTAKALRMKAEIAAVRYEITGSELAALLLESHEIKCLKPLYNRAQRRTRFPYCVEHFINGESYHCLRVVHSSRAAQMVVATFQSVAAAKATLEQWTRTYQLCQKLNGLFDTKGACFYYQIKECAGACVGEEPTADYNVRVEQLLEKLQFREPHFLLFDVGRQVGEYAVIWVKNGAYQGIGYCSLPPQRRYIKRILEHIVHYPTNRDTQGIIRSFVERKKYLKMLVLDM from the coding sequence ATGGAAGCCATCTATATTTATTTGGAAACCGGCGGCAATGGCGCAGACGACAACATCGTGTCGCTGGCACTGTATCAGGCGGCAACGCACTGGGAGTGGGCGAGTTTGGTGCACCCCGAACAAAAACTTTCGTACCGACAGCAAAGTTATTTGGCTCTCAGTAGGGAGCAGTTGCAGCAAGCTCCGCCTTTTTATGCCATCGCCAAAGATTTTCTGAACTTCATCGAAGGCAAAACGCTCATCGCTCACGATGCACAATTTGTATATAAAGTGTTGCGGCGTGCCTTTAAGCAGTTGGGATTTGTCTTTAAGCACGATTTTATATGCACACTCAAGGCTGCCCGCAGCCGCTATCCGCATTTGCCCTCTTATCAGTTGGAAGAACTGTGTACGCATTTCAAAATTCGTATTGAGCATAAAAGCCGCTTGCTGCGCTATACGCACCAGATAGCCGCTTTGCACGAATACATAAAAATACCGCCGCCCCCTGCTGCTCCCGAATTAGCCGTACAGCCCGAAACTTTTCAGACCACACAACTTACCGCGCATTTGCCCGAAGCGGCGGGGGTGTATTATTTGCTCAATAGCCGCAAAAAAATTATTTATGTGGGTAAAAGTTTAAATATCAAAACGCGGGTACAAACGCATCTGAATAATTGCGATACGGCTAAGGCTTTGCGTATGAAAGCCGAAATTGCAGCAGTGCGCTACGAAATAACGGGCAGCGAGTTGGCGGCTTTGCTGCTGGAATCGCACGAAATAAAATGCCTCAAACCGCTCTACAACCGCGCTCAAAGGCGCACCCGTTTTCCGTATTGCGTGGAGCATTTTATAAACGGCGAAAGCTACCATTGCCTGCGCGTTGTCCACAGCAGTCGCGCTGCACAAATGGTAGTGGCTACTTTTCAGTCGGTGGCGGCGGCAAAAGCGACTTTGGAGCAGTGGACGCGCACCTATCAATTGTGCCAAAAACTAAACGGTTTGTTTGATACCAAAGGGGCGTGTTTTTATTATCAGATTAAGGAGTGCGCCGGTGCTTGTGTGGGCGAAGAGCCGACGGCGGATTATAATGTGCGGGTGGAGCAGCTATTGGAAAAGTTGCAGTTTCGCGAGCCGCATTTTTTGCTCTTTGATGTGGGTAGGCAGGTGGGCGAATATGCGGTGATATGGGTAAAAAACGGTGCGTATCAGGGTATCGGTTATTGTAGCCTGCCGCCACAACGCCGCTATATCAAGCGGATTTTGGAGCATATTGTGCATTATCCCACCAACCGCGACACGCAAGGTATTATCCGTTCTTTTGTGGAGCGCAAAAAGTATTTAAAAATGCTGGTGTTGGATATGTAA